A DNA window from Anaerocolumna sp. AGMB13020 contains the following coding sequences:
- a CDS encoding S-ribosylhomocysteine lyase, translating into MEQIASFTIDHLRLLPGIYVSRKDNAGDTILTTFDIRMTRPNFEPVMNTAEIHTIEHLGATFLRNHPEYTDKTIYFGPMGCRTGFYLILAGDYASRDVVPLITEMFTFVRDFTGEVPGAAAFNCGNYLDMNLNMAKYLANKFLQEILNGITEEHLNYPE; encoded by the coding sequence ATGGAGCAGATTGCAAGCTTTACAATAGACCACCTGAGATTACTGCCGGGTATCTACGTATCAAGAAAAGATAATGCTGGTGACACGATCCTTACCACTTTCGATATACGTATGACCCGACCCAATTTTGAACCGGTAATGAATACTGCCGAGATTCATACCATCGAGCATCTGGGTGCAACGTTTTTAAGAAATCATCCTGAATATACGGATAAAACCATATATTTTGGACCTATGGGCTGTCGTACAGGATTCTATCTGATACTGGCAGGGGATTATGCTTCAAGAGATGTAGTCCCATTGATTACGGAAATGTTTACCTTCGTACGTGATTTTACAGGCGAGGTTCCAGGAGCAGCCGCTTTTAACTGTGGTAATTACCTAGATATGAACTTGAATATGGCAAAATATCTTGCTAATAAATTTTTACAGGAAATATTAAACGGTATTACAGAGGAACACCTTAACTATCCAGAATGA
- a CDS encoding HAD family hydrolase — protein sequence MTDSIIFDLDGTLWDATDGAAVVWQAEAAKYSDVKDVITADKLKSLYGRPLEEIAVKLLPSAETETALTIMRESVIKQCPYLEKDGGILYPGLISTLKELKKKYKLFIVSNCEEGYIQCFLNAHNLWDIFEDFEYPGRSGKLKAENIRLVIERNHLQSPVYLGDTEGDQLAAKKAEIPFIYARYGFGDVKEYDKAIDSFAELLSNI from the coding sequence ATGACGGACAGTATAATATTTGATCTAGATGGAACACTATGGGATGCAACGGATGGAGCAGCAGTAGTATGGCAGGCTGAAGCAGCAAAATACAGTGACGTTAAGGATGTTATAACAGCCGATAAATTAAAATCTTTATATGGACGGCCTTTAGAAGAAATAGCAGTCAAGTTGCTTCCCAGTGCAGAGACAGAGACTGCTCTTACTATTATGAGAGAGAGCGTTATCAAACAATGTCCTTACCTTGAGAAGGACGGAGGTATCCTGTACCCTGGACTAATCAGTACCTTAAAAGAGCTTAAAAAGAAATATAAACTGTTTATTGTAAGCAATTGTGAGGAAGGTTATATCCAGTGTTTTTTAAATGCTCATAACTTATGGGATATCTTTGAGGATTTTGAATATCCCGGCCGAAGTGGTAAATTAAAAGCTGAAAACATTAGACTTGTTATAGAGAGAAACCATCTGCAATCACCAGTATACCTTGGAGATACAGAAGGAGACCAGTTAGCTGCAAAGAAAGCGGAAATACCGTTTATTTATGCAAGATACGGTTTTGGCGATGTGAAGGAATACGACAAAGCAATCGATAGTTTTGCAGAGCTGCTGAGCAATATTTGA
- a CDS encoding ABC transporter ATP-binding protein → MGNIKHFFRPYKKLLIIGPAFKLMEAILELLLPFFMSKVIDVGLKNGDKAYVWKMGMIMLITAIVGVVCALICQYSASLVSQGMGTDIRNALFKHMETLSGKEQDKFGTSSLVNRITNDVNQIQLAVAMFIRLVIRAPFLCIGGLIMSFVLDVSLSLILLIVIPVFILILYYTMKRSIPLYGNVQKKLDEISLKLRENLSGVRVIRAFARKDREKERFDRINNEYAVNAVKVGKISAMLNPLTSVVLNFAIVAIIWAGAVRVNNGLMETGEVIAIVGYVTQILAAMIVISNLVVIFTKAYASAGRINEVLGTQTSITNPEKSQELVVDERIPAVEFNSVFFAYKENPDNIKDTSSYALSDISFRIMKGESFGIIGGTGSGKSTVINLIPRFYDNQKGSVKVFGKEVKNYNLKKLREIIGLVPQKSVLITGTIADNLRWGKENAPYEELKKAAEIAQAEEFINKLPEGYDTPIRRGGVNVSGGQRQRLAIARALVKKPEILILDDSFSALDYATDAALRKALKEKAKNTTVIIISQRASTLRNCDSILVLNEGETVGLGTHEELLRTCEVYQEICRSQEVAGVNETA, encoded by the coding sequence ATGGGAAATATCAAACATTTTTTCAGGCCGTACAAAAAGCTTCTCATAATAGGACCTGCTTTTAAATTAATGGAAGCAATCTTAGAGCTGCTTCTTCCTTTTTTTATGTCCAAGGTTATTGATGTGGGTCTTAAGAACGGAGATAAAGCTTATGTATGGAAAATGGGCATGATCATGCTCATAACTGCAATAGTCGGAGTAGTCTGTGCTCTTATCTGTCAGTACAGTGCGTCGTTAGTGTCCCAGGGTATGGGTACTGATATAAGAAATGCTTTATTTAAGCATATGGAAACACTTTCAGGAAAGGAACAGGACAAATTCGGAACCTCTTCTTTGGTAAATCGTATAACCAATGATGTAAACCAGATTCAGCTGGCAGTGGCAATGTTCATACGACTGGTAATCCGAGCACCCTTTTTGTGCATCGGCGGGCTTATAATGTCCTTTGTACTGGATGTCAGCTTGTCCCTTATCTTACTTATTGTAATACCAGTGTTCATACTGATTCTGTATTATACCATGAAAAGATCAATACCTTTATATGGAAACGTACAGAAGAAACTGGATGAGATATCTTTGAAATTAAGGGAGAATTTAAGCGGCGTCAGAGTAATCAGAGCTTTTGCCAGAAAAGACAGAGAGAAAGAACGCTTTGACAGGATTAACAATGAATATGCCGTTAATGCCGTTAAAGTAGGAAAAATATCAGCCATGCTGAATCCACTGACAAGTGTTGTACTTAATTTTGCCATTGTGGCCATCATATGGGCAGGAGCGGTAAGGGTAAATAACGGGCTAATGGAAACCGGTGAGGTAATTGCAATTGTAGGTTATGTAACACAGATATTAGCTGCAATGATTGTTATCTCCAATCTGGTTGTAATCTTTACAAAAGCCTATGCCAGTGCAGGAAGAATTAATGAGGTTCTTGGAACACAGACCAGTATTACAAATCCTGAAAAGAGTCAGGAGCTGGTCGTTGATGAAAGGATACCGGCAGTTGAATTTAATTCAGTATTTTTTGCATATAAAGAGAACCCGGATAATATAAAAGATACAAGCAGTTATGCGCTTTCAGATATATCCTTCCGCATTATGAAAGGGGAATCCTTTGGTATCATCGGAGGTACCGGTTCCGGTAAATCTACGGTAATCAACCTCATACCGAGATTTTATGATAATCAGAAGGGCAGCGTTAAAGTTTTCGGCAAAGAAGTTAAGAACTATAATCTTAAAAAATTACGGGAGATTATCGGTCTGGTGCCGCAAAAATCAGTATTAATAACTGGAACGATAGCGGATAACCTGCGCTGGGGCAAGGAGAATGCTCCCTATGAAGAACTTAAGAAGGCAGCTGAAATTGCCCAGGCAGAGGAATTCATCAACAAACTTCCGGAAGGGTATGATACTCCCATCAGAAGAGGAGGAGTAAATGTCTCGGGCGGACAAAGACAGAGACTTGCCATAGCCAGAGCGCTGGTAAAGAAACCGGAAATATTAATATTAGACGATAGTTTCAGTGCATTGGATTATGCCACGGATGCGGCTCTTCGAAAAGCCCTGAAGGAAAAAGCAAAAAATACCACCGTAATCATTATATCCCAACGAGCGAGCACTCTAAGAAATTGTGATTCCATACTGGTACTTAACGAAGGAGAAACTGTGGGGCTGGGAACTCATGAAGAACTGCTGAGAACCTGTGAAGTATATCAGGAAATCTGTCGCTCCCAGGAAGTGGCAGGGGTTAATGAGACCGCATGA
- a CDS encoding methyl-accepting chemotaxis protein yields MLKTIKSKLIFLIMSILIMLMILSFYFIHTMKTINLKLQSTNNELLPGIVLSEDLNTMTSNYRIQEYNHILNNVLASKLELEKDLNARKDIINSKLEEYRQYIHTSDYEILYNQIITSWNSYIALHDKTISFSRNLDTDSALEMMNNDTKTAFDTISALLSKLVDYSKNTAATELKSSNELYQNATRNSMIIVLALSVVSLLMMTVIINSILKPMNLLKSELNTLAEQGGDLTKTIHIKTKDEISQLSISINKFIGNIREIIENVSHYSASTDYLVVEVQSNMLSLSNTIEDISATTEELSAGMEETAASGEEMTSSAMDIENTVHAIATKTAEGAEKVNEISTRAADVKSHIILSQERTYKLLEEVNGKLRLSIEESKIVQQINVLSESIMQITNQTNLLALNAAIEAARAGEAGKGFSVVAEEIRKLAEESKNAVKEIQGITDKVTMSVDNLAVNSNSLLTFMDINVRNDYTSFLDIMEKYSEDASFVDTLVKDFYQAASNLSENVSHMLETIDGVSAASSEGAKGTAEIAYKVTDINSMSGEVLNKVNASRDNMQSLQQEISKFTT; encoded by the coding sequence TTGCTAAAGACAATAAAAAGTAAACTAATTTTTCTTATTATGAGCATTCTTATTATGCTAATGATCCTCAGTTTTTATTTCATACATACAATGAAAACTATCAATCTAAAACTTCAGAGTACGAATAATGAACTGCTGCCTGGCATCGTTCTATCAGAAGATCTTAACACAATGACCTCTAATTATAGAATTCAGGAATATAATCATATTCTTAACAATGTATTAGCCTCCAAACTCGAACTGGAAAAAGATCTAAATGCAAGAAAAGACATCATAAATAGTAAATTAGAAGAATACAGACAGTATATACATACCTCTGATTATGAAATTCTATATAATCAAATTATCACAAGTTGGAATAGTTATATAGCCCTCCATGATAAGACAATAAGTTTTAGCAGAAATCTCGATACTGATTCAGCCCTTGAAATGATGAACAATGATACAAAAACAGCCTTTGATACAATATCCGCCCTTTTATCAAAACTGGTTGATTATAGTAAGAATACTGCCGCCACTGAATTGAAATCAAGCAATGAACTTTACCAAAATGCAACAAGAAACAGTATGATTATTGTTCTTGCCCTTTCTGTTGTAAGCCTTCTTATGATGACCGTTATTATCAATTCCATTCTGAAACCAATGAACTTATTAAAATCAGAACTAAATACCCTTGCGGAACAGGGTGGTGATTTAACCAAAACAATACATATTAAAACGAAAGACGAAATCAGCCAGCTGTCAATCAGCATAAATAAATTCATCGGAAATATTAGGGAAATCATTGAGAATGTCAGCCACTATTCTGCCAGCACAGATTATCTGGTAGTAGAAGTTCAATCAAATATGTTATCCTTAAGCAATACCATTGAAGACATCTCAGCTACTACAGAGGAATTGTCAGCAGGAATGGAAGAAACAGCCGCCTCCGGCGAAGAAATGACCAGCTCGGCGATGGATATAGAGAATACCGTTCATGCCATAGCCACCAAAACCGCTGAAGGTGCTGAGAAAGTGAATGAAATCAGCACCCGGGCAGCGGATGTAAAGTCCCATATCATACTATCTCAGGAGCGAACCTATAAACTGCTGGAAGAGGTCAATGGCAAATTAAGACTTTCCATCGAGGAATCTAAGATTGTACAACAGATCAATGTATTATCAGAATCTATTATGCAGATTACCAATCAAACCAACCTTCTGGCATTAAATGCCGCTATTGAAGCTGCCAGGGCCGGGGAAGCCGGGAAAGGCTTTTCTGTTGTTGCCGAGGAGATACGAAAGCTGGCGGAGGAATCCAAAAATGCGGTAAAAGAAATTCAAGGTATAACAGATAAGGTGACCATGTCTGTTGATAATCTGGCCGTGAACTCCAACTCTCTGCTGACCTTTATGGATATAAACGTACGCAATGACTACACTTCTTTTCTTGATATCATGGAGAAGTACAGTGAAGATGCTTCTTTTGTTGATACTTTAGTGAAGGATTTCTACCAGGCCGCCAGTAACCTTTCAGAAAACGTAAGCCATATGCTCGAAACCATTGACGGTGTTTCCGCTGCCTCCAGTGAAGGTGCAAAAGGCACTGCTGAAATAGCTTACAAGGTAACCGATATTAATAGTATGTCTGGGGAGGTCTTGAATAAAGTAAATGCTTCCAGAGACAACATGCAAAGCTTACAGCAGGAAATCTCTAAGTTCACTACCTAG
- a CDS encoding DUF1538 domain-containing protein: MSVFIEKFKEVLTSVLPITAIVVLLNFTLTPIETPIMIRFLIGAVFVILGLTIFLIGVDTGITPIGNNMGSAITKSNKLWVVAIAGLVLGFIVSIAEPDLQILAGQIDQVTLGLISKNSIVFIVSIGIAILLSVGLIRIVYNFPLYKLLTVLYGIILILGIFTSREFLAISFDASGATTGALTVPFILSLAIGVSKLKKDSKASEKDSFGLVAIASTGAIISVMIMSILSKTDKITGSLKQETISDSIFYPFIHEFPKVGLEIFIALLPILVIFLIFQKKHFGLSKKEVRKILFGILFTLIGLVMFLVGVNAGFMNVGTVVGYSIASLDNKAYVVVIGFVLGIVTILAEPAVYVLTHQIEDVTSGYVKRSVVMITLSLGVGMAVALSMIRILIPELQLWQYILPGYIISIAMSYFVPKLFVGIAFDSGGVASGPMTATFILAYAQGAAEAIEGADVLVDGFGMIAMVAMTPLIALQILGFIFKLKSKRSE, encoded by the coding sequence TTGAGTGTATTTATTGAAAAATTTAAAGAAGTACTAACATCGGTCTTACCCATAACAGCAATAGTCGTATTACTTAACTTTACTTTAACACCCATTGAAACACCTATAATGATTAGATTTTTAATAGGAGCAGTATTTGTAATTTTAGGCCTGACAATCTTTCTTATTGGAGTAGATACTGGTATTACACCGATAGGTAATAACATGGGTAGTGCAATTACAAAAAGCAATAAGCTTTGGGTTGTTGCAATTGCAGGTCTAGTGTTAGGTTTTATTGTATCTATCGCAGAACCTGACCTTCAGATTTTAGCAGGACAGATAGATCAGGTAACTTTGGGACTGATATCAAAAAATAGTATCGTTTTTATTGTCTCAATAGGAATAGCCATACTTCTTTCGGTAGGTTTAATAAGAATTGTATATAATTTTCCTCTTTATAAATTGTTGACTGTTTTGTATGGTATTATCTTAATTCTCGGCATCTTTACTTCTAGAGAGTTTTTAGCCATATCTTTTGATGCTTCTGGGGCAACTACAGGAGCTTTGACAGTTCCATTCATATTATCTCTGGCAATCGGTGTATCCAAATTAAAAAAAGATAGCAAAGCTTCTGAAAAAGATAGTTTTGGACTGGTAGCAATCGCTTCTACCGGTGCAATTATTTCTGTAATGATAATGAGTATATTGTCAAAAACAGATAAGATAACAGGCAGTCTTAAGCAGGAAACTATTTCGGATTCAATATTTTATCCTTTTATACATGAATTCCCAAAGGTAGGTTTAGAAATTTTTATTGCACTTTTACCTATTCTGGTGATTTTTCTTATTTTTCAAAAAAAACATTTCGGACTATCTAAAAAAGAAGTAAGAAAGATTCTTTTTGGTATATTGTTTACGCTAATTGGGCTTGTTATGTTTCTGGTAGGAGTAAATGCAGGTTTCATGAATGTTGGAACTGTCGTAGGATATAGTATTGCATCTTTAGATAACAAAGCATATGTTGTAGTAATCGGATTTGTGTTAGGTATTGTAACTATTTTGGCAGAGCCGGCTGTTTATGTACTGACACATCAGATTGAGGATGTAACAAGCGGATATGTAAAGAGAAGTGTCGTTATGATAACCCTTTCCCTTGGAGTAGGAATGGCGGTGGCATTATCCATGATACGCATACTTATTCCTGAATTACAGCTATGGCAATATATCTTGCCAGGGTATATAATATCAATTGCAATGAGTTATTTTGTACCGAAACTATTTGTAGGTATTGCTTTTGATTCCGGAGGAGTTGCCTCTGGACCTATGACGGCTACTTTCATTCTTGCTTATGCACAAGGTGCGGCAGAAGCAATCGAAGGTGCTGATGTTTTGGTTGATGGATTTGGAATGATTGCAATGGTTGCTATGACTCCTTTAATTGCATTGCAGATACTAGGTTTTATATTTAAATTAAAATCAAAAAGGAGTGAATGA
- a CDS encoding P-II family nitrogen regulator — protein sequence MGIKNVNIELIRIIVNLGMGSKLLKTAKENGISGGTVLLAHGTASNTIWDYLGLSDVRKEVVLLLADSETAQRSLEIMNKEYKFDKPNHGIAFTTSISAAVGSRSCSCNNMENERGVSNTMYHIITTIVEKGNAEKVIDAATKAGSKGGTIINGRGSGIHETSRLFSMDIEPEKEIVLILSEAADTEAIVNSIKNDLKIDEPGNGIIYVQDVNRTFGIYK from the coding sequence ATGGGTATTAAAAATGTTAATATAGAATTGATACGTATCATTGTTAATTTAGGAATGGGTAGTAAATTATTAAAGACAGCGAAAGAGAATGGCATCTCGGGGGGAACAGTACTGTTAGCTCATGGTACTGCGAGTAATACGATATGGGATTACCTGGGGTTATCAGATGTGCGTAAAGAGGTGGTTTTACTATTAGCTGACAGCGAAACTGCCCAACGTTCTTTGGAAATAATGAATAAAGAATATAAATTCGATAAGCCGAATCATGGAATCGCATTTACAACATCTATTAGTGCTGCCGTAGGATCCAGAAGCTGTTCCTGCAACAATATGGAAAATGAAAGAGGTGTGAGTAATACAATGTATCATATAATTACAACTATAGTTGAAAAAGGTAATGCAGAGAAAGTTATCGATGCTGCAACAAAGGCAGGGTCTAAAGGGGGAACAATTATCAATGGAAGAGGCTCAGGAATTCATGAGACCAGCAGGCTGTTTTCTATGGATATTGAACCAGAAAAAGAAATTGTATTGATTCTATCCGAGGCCGCTGATACAGAAGCAATTGTTAATTCCATAAAAAATGATTTGAAAATAGATGAGCCTGGTAATGGAATTATTTATGTGCAAGATGTCAACAGAACTTTTGGAATTTATAAATAA
- a CDS encoding L,D-transpeptidase family protein, with protein sequence MTYSLKTIRKIVILSIASLLIGLFTNGVRAEARVDYPYYIKVNKQQNVVTVYEKDENGKYTVPVRAMVCSVGADTPLGVFKTPIKYRWKLLMGDVWGQYSTRIVRGILFHSVWYYKMDASTLSATQYNKLGTTASHGCVRLTVEDAKWIYDNCAVGTTVEIYNGKDPGPLGKPVAAKLPVGTGWDPTDPDVNNPYNKKGPVITGVKSKSVEWGSKVDLKEGIKAVSITGTDITKDIKTVGKIDTYKAGKYKVSYTIKDLLGKETTKTATITVKQSKDAPEIKGVADKIESTDTVINRAYALKGVSAYLSVKKLSVKDIKVTITKTEDGSYKLAYSVKAENNKTAKAVATVFVDNEAPVLTGVKHRTITKEQLAAGDKEILKLAKEGVSVADNYTALTQKDIKITVQPIEDYGYFVNYEVADKFGNVTKETVQYTYFKDVRIEGAANRYDLPADATMDDISALANAKAYREDGIECTDQLMVGIAYIDDKTYEITYSLDLPEGKEITVTCYFYLTAAAPVGSVTN encoded by the coding sequence ATGACATATTCATTGAAAACAATACGAAAGATTGTTATCTTAAGCATTGCATCACTTTTAATAGGTCTATTTACAAATGGAGTACGGGCGGAAGCGAGAGTTGATTATCCGTACTATATAAAGGTTAATAAACAACAAAATGTTGTTACAGTATACGAAAAAGATGAAAATGGAAAATATACGGTACCAGTACGCGCAATGGTATGCTCAGTGGGAGCTGATACTCCATTAGGTGTCTTTAAGACTCCGATTAAGTACAGATGGAAACTTCTTATGGGAGATGTATGGGGGCAGTATTCAACAAGAATCGTAAGAGGTATCTTATTCCATTCCGTTTGGTATTACAAAATGGATGCATCAACACTTTCTGCAACCCAATATAACAAACTGGGTACAACAGCTTCTCATGGCTGCGTACGCTTAACCGTTGAGGATGCCAAATGGATTTATGATAATTGTGCTGTAGGTACTACCGTTGAGATCTATAACGGGAAGGATCCGGGACCTTTGGGTAAACCCGTTGCTGCAAAACTTCCAGTAGGTACTGGCTGGGACCCTACAGATCCGGATGTCAATAACCCTTATAACAAGAAAGGTCCGGTTATTACTGGAGTTAAGAGTAAATCTGTTGAATGGGGCTCCAAAGTTGATCTGAAAGAGGGAATTAAGGCTGTTTCTATTACAGGAACAGATATAACAAAGGATATTAAGACCGTTGGTAAGATTGACACCTATAAAGCCGGAAAGTACAAAGTCAGCTATACGATAAAAGATCTGCTGGGAAAAGAAACAACAAAAACAGCAACCATTACAGTTAAGCAGAGCAAAGATGCTCCCGAAATCAAAGGTGTTGCAGACAAAATTGAAAGTACGGATACGGTTATTAACAGAGCTTATGCACTAAAAGGAGTATCTGCATATCTCTCCGTTAAGAAGCTTTCGGTAAAGGATATAAAAGTAACAATCACCAAAACAGAGGATGGCTCCTATAAACTTGCTTACAGTGTAAAGGCAGAAAATAATAAAACAGCCAAGGCTGTTGCGACTGTATTCGTAGATAATGAAGCACCGGTATTAACAGGTGTCAAGCATCGGACAATTACAAAAGAACAGCTTGCAGCTGGTGATAAAGAGATTCTTAAGCTTGCAAAAGAAGGTGTATCAGTAGCTGATAATTATACAGCCCTTACCCAAAAAGATATCAAGATTACAGTCCAGCCAATTGAAGACTATGGATATTTCGTAAATTATGAAGTTGCCGATAAATTTGGTAACGTTACGAAAGAAACGGTCCAGTATACTTATTTTAAAGATGTGCGAATAGAAGGTGCAGCTAACAGATATGATTTACCTGCAGATGCCACGATGGATGACATCTCTGCCCTTGCTAATGCAAAAGCTTACAGGGAAGACGGTATAGAGTGTACAGACCAGTTAATGGTGGGTATTGCCTATATCGATGATAAAACTTATGAAATAACTTACAGCTTGGATTTGCCGGAGGGCAAGGAAATTACTGTTACCTGTTATTTTTATCTCACGGCAGCAGCTCCAGTTGGTTCTGTAACAAACTAA
- a CDS encoding ABC transporter ATP-binding protein — MVINLKKTTINRLWGYIGKSKKLLVVAFLFSLLGNTMAVFTPLLMGKAIDQIIGIGNVDFGGLRNILLLLAILYVISSFFQWLMSVISNIAANNTVRELRKDAFYKLNRLPVNYYDRHSHGDVISRLTNDIDAITDGLFQGITQIMTSVVIIIGSFIFMMIISPVITLAVIIVTPLCFFIASFIAKHSRLMFAKQSRLTGELNGYAEEIIENQKLVMAFGYENKAMESFGAMNSSLYEAGQKAQWYSSLTNPTTRLVNNIAYVMVTVMGGLLSLAGNLSVGNIASFLTYSNQFAKPINEITAVASQIQAAFASADRIFALMDEEEEVTAAEPVVELKDCQGNVEFSNVYFSYKKEVPLIQNFNLKVEKGSMVAIVGPTGSGKTTLVNLLMRFYELNSGKIFLDGKDISHMDKDNLRKSIGMVLQESWLTSGTIAENIAYGLTDVTQEKIVEAAKAVKAHGFIMRLPEGYDTVIEEDGRNLSQGQKQLLTIARVLIIDPPMLILDEATSSIDTRTEIKIQEAFLKMMEGRTSFVIAHRLSTIKEADTILVLNNGNIVEQGNHKELLAEKGFYYNLYQSQFSS; from the coding sequence ATGGTTATTAATTTGAAGAAAACAACAATAAATAGATTATGGGGCTATATTGGTAAAAGTAAGAAGCTTCTGGTAGTCGCGTTTCTTTTCTCCTTACTTGGAAATACCATGGCGGTATTTACACCGCTGCTGATGGGAAAAGCAATCGATCAAATTATTGGAATCGGAAACGTTGATTTTGGCGGCCTGCGTAACATTCTTCTGCTTTTGGCAATCTTATATGTGATAAGCAGCTTTTTCCAATGGCTGATGTCGGTAATCAGTAATATAGCAGCGAACAATACTGTAAGGGAATTGCGTAAAGATGCCTTCTATAAGCTGAACAGATTACCTGTAAACTATTACGACAGACATTCCCATGGAGATGTCATCAGCAGGCTTACCAATGATATCGATGCCATCACGGATGGCTTATTTCAGGGAATAACACAGATTATGACTTCTGTGGTAATAATTATCGGAAGTTTTATCTTTATGATGATTATAAGCCCGGTAATTACTTTGGCAGTTATAATAGTAACACCTTTATGTTTCTTTATCGCTTCTTTTATTGCAAAGCACTCCAGGCTGATGTTTGCCAAGCAGTCCAGACTGACAGGGGAGCTTAATGGATATGCAGAAGAAATCATAGAGAATCAGAAACTGGTTATGGCCTTTGGTTATGAAAACAAAGCCATGGAGAGCTTCGGGGCTATGAACAGCAGTCTTTATGAAGCCGGTCAGAAGGCACAGTGGTATTCTTCTTTAACCAATCCTACTACAAGACTTGTAAATAATATTGCTTATGTCATGGTAACCGTTATGGGTGGACTCTTAAGCCTGGCAGGTAACCTGTCTGTGGGTAATATTGCAAGTTTCTTAACTTACTCAAACCAGTTTGCAAAACCTATCAATGAAATTACGGCAGTGGCATCACAGATACAGGCTGCTTTTGCTTCCGCTGACAGAATTTTTGCACTTATGGATGAGGAGGAAGAGGTTACTGCAGCGGAACCGGTGGTGGAATTAAAGGATTGCCAGGGAAATGTGGAATTCTCCAATGTTTATTTCTCCTATAAGAAAGAAGTTCCTTTAATTCAGAATTTCAACCTGAAAGTGGAAAAGGGTAGCATGGTTGCAATTGTTGGTCCTACAGGTTCTGGAAAGACCACCCTGGTAAATCTGTTAATGCGTTTCTATGAATTAAATAGCGGGAAGATCTTTCTTGACGGTAAGGACATCAGCCATATGGATAAGGATAATCTTCGTAAATCCATTGGCATGGTTTTACAGGAGAGTTGGCTTACCAGTGGTACCATAGCAGAAAATATAGCCTATGGGCTTACGGATGTAACCCAGGAGAAAATTGTAGAGGCTGCCAAAGCAGTGAAGGCACATGGATTTATTATGAGGCTGCCTGAAGGTTATGATACGGTTATTGAAGAAGATGGTAGAAACCTTTCCCAGGGTCAGAAACAGCTGCTTACGATAGCCAGAGTACTTATCATAGATCCTCCTATGCTGATTCTGGACGAAGCGACCAGCAGTATTGATACCAGAACCGAAATCAAGATACAGGAAGCTTTCTTAAAGATGATGGAAGGAAGAACAAGCTTCGTAATCGCACATCGTTTATCTACCATAAAAGAAGCTGATACCATTCTTGTACTGAATAACGGAAATATTGTAGAACAGGGAAATCATAAGGAGCTCCTTGCAGAAAAAGGATTCTACTATAACCTGTACCAATCCCAGTTCTCGTCTTAA